The Deltaproteobacteria bacterium genome contains a region encoding:
- a CDS encoding kinase/pyrophosphorylase: MPASDRPPQARRKGDPPSARWAEIFVVSDGTGETAADNVRAAMLQFQSRWRMRKYGDVRSAAQARVVIQEAAAANALVVFTLVNREAAQALRDHGAREGVPTVDLLGPLIANIAAHLRLEPRLEPGLLHGFSDDYFRRIEAVEFAVRHDDGANLHTLHQADVVLVGPSRTSKTPLSMYLAQRGIKAGNVPLIPELDPPRELLELAPRKVFGLLADADRLVTIRRARVRGLGAGSSLDYAEPATVERELVAARRLFLQRGWRVIDITGRAVEETASRILELHHGGWAVGAD; this comes from the coding sequence ATGCCCGCCTCCGACCGGCCGCCGCAGGCGCGCCGCAAGGGCGACCCGCCCTCCGCGCGCTGGGCCGAGATCTTCGTCGTGTCGGATGGCACCGGCGAGACGGCTGCCGACAACGTGCGGGCGGCGATGCTCCAGTTCCAGAGCCGCTGGCGCATGCGCAAGTACGGCGACGTGCGCAGTGCGGCGCAGGCCCGCGTGGTGATCCAGGAGGCTGCGGCCGCCAACGCGCTGGTGGTCTTCACGCTCGTGAACCGCGAGGCGGCCCAGGCGCTGCGCGACCACGGCGCGCGCGAGGGCGTGCCGACCGTGGATCTCCTCGGCCCCCTGATCGCCAACATCGCCGCGCACCTGCGCCTGGAGCCGCGTCTCGAGCCCGGCCTCCTGCACGGCTTCTCCGACGACTATTTCCGGCGCATCGAGGCCGTCGAGTTCGCCGTCCGCCACGACGACGGGGCCAACCTGCACACCCTCCACCAGGCCGACGTCGTGCTGGTCGGCCCCTCCCGCACCTCGAAGACCCCCCTCTCGATGTACCTCGCCCAGCGCGGGATCAAGGCCGGCAACGTGCCGCTGATCCCGGAGCTCGACCCGCCCCGCGAGCTGCTCGAGCTGGCGCCGCGCAAGGTCTTCGGGCTGCTCGCCGACGCGGATCGCCTGGTCACGATCCGGCGCGCGCGGGTCCGCGGGCTCGGCGCCGGCAGCTCGCTCGACTACGCCGAGCCCGCCACGGTGGAACGCGAGCTGGTCGCCGCCCGCCGGCTCTTCCTCCAGCGCGGATGGCGCGTGATCGACATCACCGGCCGCGCCGTCGAGGAGACCGCCTCCCGGATCCTCGAGCTCCACCACGGCGGCTGGGCGGTCGGGGCCGACTGA